The Hevea brasiliensis isolate MT/VB/25A 57/8 chromosome 1, ASM3005281v1, whole genome shotgun sequence DNA segment ATAAGAaattaactttgatgaaggaagaatTCATCAACTGAATTCAAGTCCAAGTATTGATGAGGTAGCTCTAAGTCGGTTTATGAAAGAAGATAAGGAATTTACTTTTGCATTGACATCAATTGAGGATTTTGATCACGCAAAACAGAACGAAGCATTGAAAGAAATATTTGAGGAGAAAATGCAAGAAGAACAATACAGTTCAAAATTCGTTAGAGAGCTTTTATGGTCTTTAAGTAAAGAAGAAATTAGAGATGGAGTTATGAAACAAAGGCAAGTGCATGCCAAAGTGGAAAAAGCAGTAataataaaagaagaaaaagaaagtccATGTTAGAAAGACAAACTAAAATCAATGGGCATTCTTGAGGAGTCAAATAAAGGTAAACATATGAGATATGGAAGACatgaaaaaatatttcaaaatacTGGTCGATGAAAAAAAATACAAAGGCATATCGCAATATATAAGAGCAGAAGATAATTggcaaaatatttaatttagtccgaatatttattgaaaatgtttaattttactatttttaattttttacctAATTCAACTGAAAAATTTTAAAGTTTCAAAGTAAGAcaagaaaaatgaaattttaaaaagtcTATATCAAGGAAGAGTATTGAAGAATTCAACATCGCCTTTCATATTCtagaatatatttttttaacagtCTTTCATATTCTAAAATTGCTTCCTGTAGAGTTCTCTACCAGCTCTAGAAATAACATTAAATTAATGGTACCATCAACCCTGGAGAGGAAAGCCGCCGTTCAAGAAGTGTCAATGGTCTTCATACCAACTTATGGGCTGTATTGCTTTAGTCACCGCCATTGAACCACTATCAATATATGTTTTGTGCGTGCAGGCGTATGTGTACAAGAATGAAGAAGGTGAGAAACAATTAGGTGTGAGAGTGTGAGTGTCCAAGTGAGTGAGAGTGAATTTGTGAAAATGAGAAAGTGAGTGCTTGTGCATTCACGCGACGGTGCGACTGAAAAGAGCGGAAAGTCTCGTGTATGTTAGAGTAATGGCACGagtgagagaaaataaaagtgtACGACAAGTGAGTGCTCTCTTAAGTTGTAAAATTACAAATCAGTCTCTCCAATAAATGTTTCATTTAAATTTAACCTTTTCATCCTCCAATTGGTATCTAGGGGCTGAGTATTTAgtttaaatcgaatcgaatcattAAAACTGAAGTaatcaaattattatattttagaaatcgaaccgaactgaagtGAATGAAAAATCAAACTGAATTTCTCTAttttaattcggttcgatttgaactGATTATTTTTGAGTTTggatgaatttttttaatttagacttaattttcaagttagtTGGTCTGATTTTGACATTTGTTTAAACtcaataactattaatcaatgaaattaaacaatttatatatatatataattatatataatttataaatttcctataaaaataaattaatttaaaaattaataaagtaatttgattgggttcgatgcaactaattttttttttctaaaatctaatcaaattgaaataatcgaaattcttaaaatataaaatcgaaccgaatcaaattgaattattttaaaaattaaatcaaattactaaattaaagtaatttaatttagtttattaaattcaaactaaatagtgCCGATCCCTATTAATATCGGAGCATAAAAATCCCAACTTCTGAATTCAATGTCATGTTTTTATATAAATGTCATTAAActtcaaataataataacaaaactaTTAATAAAACACTTTATTATGATAGAGATAAATCCTTATAATATTAAAACTTAGACATGTAACAGTAGCACTGAGCTATTGTAGCAGATGTGCTCATCCCTTTACCAAACCTTATCTTGTATTTTGCTATTTATAGTCAAGTCAACACAACTGTAGAGTTCATCATTGCATATTATTCTATATATTCCCACCTAATGCCACgcctaatttttattaaatattttattcacaTTCACATGTCGGATAAGAGTTTTGTACATTTTATGATAAATAGACAAAGAGCACATGGACCAtaataaattacttaattttttattataataaattatttaaaaaataattaaaataataaaaaaaattataaagacgataaagcttttttttttttaatcatctttcCATTAGGTGGATTCAtgtgaaaaaaatattaatttattcccATCTAACGTCACACCAAACGTATGAGCTATTCAATTGGACATTTTATAATTTATAGACCAAGACCAAGAGCTCATTGATCATAacaaattatttcatatttttcaatgtaatgaattattaaaaaaataaataaaataataaattttttaaaaattattatttaatcttatattttaacaaaattaactattttatcattaaattttttaactttttcattaaatttttcattaatcAATATCAATaaactattatttaatttttttaaaaaaaattaattaattaattattatattttaaaagttattattatttagtctttttattttaataaaattaagtaactagtttatatattttaaaaaatataatattttaaaaaatatattcttaaataaaaataaaaattactatatggggctaaatttgaatttatattttttaaaatatttaagtattttcatttaattttttagatattatttttatattttcttgtatcattttttatcaaaagatgaaaaataaagataaaattcgAGGGAGAAAGGTGTGCTTAGAGTATAATAAAGCACGAAAATagagaaataaagaaaaataaatgaaagagAATTCAAGTCGTTTacctataaaaaataattatgagattAAACTATTAAGATAACTACATTATAagattaactaatatattttttgaaatataaggaataactaattaatttcactCTAATCAAATAACTATAGAGTAATTTGATTGATATTTagagaaaaaattaataaaataattaaataatttaataaaagtaaaatataataaataaataaataatgtattttttagaatataaaaattaaatagttaattttgttagaatttagaattaaatagtatttttttttaaaatatgatcATCTATCCATTAGCTGGATTCAAGAGATATGTCACACTCAACTATCACTAAATTTTTTATTCATTGGCAATAATATATCTATGGTAATGAGTCATCATCATTGATACATGGCGATGACTTGGTGCAGTTGTATATGGTGGAGGGGTATCTCTGGAATTGATCTATCAATTTAAcatgtattattttatttttttaataagcaaattttattaaataaaaattaaaaaaaaaattagtaaacgCAGTTCAAATTAACCTGGTCGATAGATACAtcctatattattttattttattgttaagaGGACTGTAtcattaagaaaagaaaaacgtTGTGTCCCATTATTTCTTTGTTCTTGACAatcctaatatatatatataaataaagcaATGGAAATATATGATATTGTATAAAGTATTATATGATCTATAAATAAAGATCTGTTGATTTTataaaattgattaatttataaatataaataaaatctgTCTTTATTGTGGGCTGCACCAATCTAGTGTgtctatattattaattaaatcgaGTACCTTGCTTCTCATTTCTCACCTTTCACACACCTCCACACACTCGTCGCAAGTGTAACAGCACACCTGCAAGAAACCTCGCGGGCAGCCATGGCGCCTGACTCTTGCTGCTGTGGGTTGTGGAATAGGAGGAAAGACGCTAATCGCCACCCCACTGCAGGTATCTTTTTTGTTTTTTGGCCTATATTGTAAAATGAATCCAAATATTGCTGCTTCTTACGCAGAACAAAACGTGCACTTCTTCTTACTTGCTTCATTTAGGGGAAAAAAAAATCAGCAAGTTCTTgatttttctctattttattttcaattagagAACATAGAAGAAAATGCTACTCCAATTGAGGCAGCTGTCAGCACAGAAAAAGGTACTTAAATAAACATATCTAATGAAATTTCATCTTGCATATATTTGTATGAAAAAAATGtatgaaatttatatatatatgtgtcgGAAACAAATCTatgaaatctttttttttttttatactgatcattttatttataatagattttttttataCAAATAGGTTCTTTTTTTTTTCGACTAGAGAACAAAGAGGAAAGTGTTATTCCAATTGAGGCAACTGATAGCTCAGAAAAAGATATTTTAAACAAACATATCTTAATTATGAAATTCCATCTTGCATATATatgtatgaattttttttttatacatatgataattttatttataataatttttttatgtatattattttttttataaattagagAACACAGAGAAAAATACTATTCTAATTGAGGCTGCTGTTAACACAGAAAAAGGTATTTAAAAATATTGTATGAAATTTTGTTTTGCAAATATTTGTATTTAAACAAAATATATGGATTTTTTTTATACAtaagatatttttatttataaaatttatacatataagttcttgatttttttttctatttttttttagagAACATTGAAGAAAGTGCTATTCTAATTGAGGCAGCTATGAACACAAAAAAGGGTTAAGTTTGTTAATAATCCCAAATCACAACAGCCGCATAAAAAGAGGGAAAGAGGGAGAAATATGCAAGAGCAGCAGTGAGAGAAAtttgtgagaaaaaaaaaattattgaaagatataactaacaaaaaaaattagttaataatattaataaattatatgttTATAGTTGATTAATAAAACAATAAACCCAGGTGTTCGGACGTTTTCTTTTGAAGAACTAGCAATTGCCACTGATTATTTCTCCATCAACAATCGCATTGGCACTGGTACTTTTGGTGAAGTTTTCAAAGGAAAACTTGAGAATGAAACCGTTGCGATTAAGAAGCTTAGATCTCAGAATAAAAAGGAGGAAGAGGAATTTGCAAGAAGTCAATTTAAGAAGGAGGCTGAAATCCTCAGTGGCATCGATCCTCACAAAAATATTGTCAAGGTGCTAGGATATTGCAGTCATGATGCCAATAGATTGCTTGTTTATGAGTTTCTTCCCAACAACTCATTGCTTTCTCATTTGCATGGTCGGTCTTTTTTCCTGGTTTAATCATATATACAAATTCATACACCATAATTAAGATGGCAGAATGTTATATTGTTTCCTCATACATGGAAAATAACATTGCAGGAAATGAAAAGCCGACACTTAATTGGTCAAACAGATGGAATATTGCTTTAGGCATTGCAGAAGGATTAGCACATTTACATGACCAATGTGAGCATTTAGCGTTTGTTGAATTTCATTggtatcttgaatttcatttcatacttcttttatgatatttatttatgtttttaGGTAAGCCCAAAGTTAGCCATCGGGATATTAAGAGTGCTAATATTCTTCTTGATGATAAATTTGTACCAAAGGTAATACGTTATTATTAATTAGCCATTAATTGCTCGGCGGCCACCAAATCAAAAAAGGCCCTTAAATAGTTATCACATTGAAATCTTGCCTTGCAAATGGTAAAGTTACAATTTTAAAAACAATAATGTGTTATCATTTTCAGTTTGGAACAgaaaattatgtaaattatttatttaacttctAGTCTTTCTTATCAGATTGCAGATTTTGGAATTGCCAAAGAATTTTTGATTTCTGATTCTCACACTTATTCTGAGCCAAGGGCATCTTATTTGTAAGATTCATTCTGTTTGTTGCATAAGCATGTACAATTACCTCCCTTTATTTTCACATTCTCAAAGAACATTCATAAGATAATTAGATAGGTTTTTCTTATGACAATTTCTCTCTAACTACAGTTATGAACCTCCTGAGTATTACAAAGTTGGTCCAGAAAGAAGGAAGCTAACTGCCAAGTCTGATGTCTTTTCCTTTGGTGTTGTTCTTTTGGAATTAATTACTGGGAAATTTGCCCATCTTGGAAACAATGTTTACTTAGTTAATTGGGTAAGTACTTATTCTCAATCACAATGCACTGCACATGGGTGTTGCCTATATTATTGGTTTGCTCGCTAAAATTTGATTTAGGTAAGTTATTTTTTCTCCTTGATCTTAATTACTAATCGGTGGATTGTTTTCATAATATTATttgattttcttaacattttggtTCCTTTATTCAAATCATTGCATCTGTTGTTACggtgaaaaaaataaaagaatattCAATTAAA contains these protein-coding regions:
- the LOC110658355 gene encoding proline-rich receptor-like protein kinase PERK3 isoform X2, whose protein sequence is MAPDSCCCGLWNRRKDANRHPTAGVRTFSFEELAIATDYFSINNRIGTGTFGEVFKGKLENETVAIKKLRSQNKKEEEEFARSQFKKEAEILSGIDPHKNIVKVLGYCSHDANRLLVYEFLPNNSLLSHLHGNEKPTLNWSNRWNIALGIAEGLAHLHDQCKPKVSHRDIKSANILLDDKFVPKIADFGIAKEFLISDSHTYSEPRASYFYEPPEYYKVGPERRKLTAKSDVFSFGVVLLELITGKFAHLGNNVYLVNWVVPRLKQVLDTDILDLDSENYNNLVDSKLQKNYDITQMNRMICCAAACVYKPPESRPKISEVVEVLKEDKEPKNIWLENDTQYLHMLNYPRRP
- the LOC110658355 gene encoding proline-rich receptor-like protein kinase PERK3 isoform X1 codes for the protein MAPDSCCCGLWNRRKDANRHPTAENIEENATPIEAAVSTEKGVRTFSFEELAIATDYFSINNRIGTGTFGEVFKGKLENETVAIKKLRSQNKKEEEEFARSQFKKEAEILSGIDPHKNIVKVLGYCSHDANRLLVYEFLPNNSLLSHLHGNEKPTLNWSNRWNIALGIAEGLAHLHDQCKPKVSHRDIKSANILLDDKFVPKIADFGIAKEFLISDSHTYSEPRASYFYEPPEYYKVGPERRKLTAKSDVFSFGVVLLELITGKFAHLGNNVYLVNWVVPRLKQVLDTDILDLDSENYNNLVDSKLQKNYDITQMNRMICCAAACVYKPPESRPKISEVVEVLKEDKEPKNIWLENDTQYLHMLNYPRRP
- the LOC110658355 gene encoding proline-rich receptor-like protein kinase PERK3 isoform X4; translated protein: MAPDSCCCGLWNRRKDANRHPTAENIEENATPIEAAVSTEKGVRTFSFEELAIATDYFSINNRIGTGTFGEVFKGKLENETVAIKKLRSQNKKEEEEFARSQFKKEAEILSGIDPHKNIVKVLGYCSHDANRLLVYEFLPNNSLLSHLHGNEKPTLNWSNRWNIALGIAEGLAHLHDQCKPKVSHRDIKSANILLDDKFVPKIADFGIAKEFLISDSHTYSEPRASYFYEPPEYYKVGPERRKLTAKSDVFSFGVVLLELITGKFAHLGNNVYLVNWLVYINLQNHVLK
- the LOC110658355 gene encoding proline-rich receptor-like protein kinase PERK3 isoform X3, yielding MAPDSCCCGLWNRRKDANRHPTAENIEENATPIEAAVSTEKGVRTFSFEELAIATDYFSINNRIGTGTFGEVFKGKLENETVAIKKLRSQNKKEEEEFARSQFKKEAEILSGIDPHKNIVKVLGYCSHDANRLLVYEFLPNNSLLSHLHGNEKPTLNWSNRWNIALGIAEGLAHLHDQCKPKVSHRDIKSANILLDDKFVPKIADFGIAKEFLISDSHTYSEPRASYFYEPPEYYKVGPERRKLTAKSDVFSFGVVLLELITGKFAHLGNNVYLVNWVVPRLKQVLDTDILDLDSENYNNLVDSKLQKNYDITQMNRMICCAAACVYKPPESRPKISEITGV